One region of Carassius gibelio isolate Cgi1373 ecotype wild population from Czech Republic chromosome A1, carGib1.2-hapl.c, whole genome shotgun sequence genomic DNA includes:
- the marchf1 gene encoding E3 ubiquitin-protein ligase MARCHF1 isoform X1 yields the protein MPVHQISVVPIAKETGKSSSRNRDKSKENEGEKAPGRSGSRSSNISKVSTSTPGAVLNSISQTSVTLSSQDICSSSGHTKLEVDGSDQTTPIMPINPASDPAPTAKRQVKRRIRRRRESTGTVGCATECVDQPRHSRLHRQTHTHSDSSSEDEQRWREARSWSRQKARRRRSSSQHTKAHPREERETTKLMSVNSDGGQKENQAPLCKGPNTRAHKKLSKMEKRGGQSQAAIHRKGNENSSSDEEEPITKTYEERGSGDPDMSVQSPFKCSVPTDHNGATQQACTDDELEVCRICHCEGDEECPLITPCHCTGSLRFVHQGCLHQWIKSSDTRCCELCKYDFIMETHLKPLRKWEKLQMSTSERRKIFCSVMFHLAAVVCVIWSLYVLIDRTTEEIRQGKNNALVRLSPLNAVGVLEWPFWTKLIVVAVGFAGGLIFMYIQCKVYLQLWRRLKAFNRIIFVQDCPDTVRKGENRPPPVIQRNGTHGTEEVPAPQTQTNTGAVEMTPV from the exons ATGCCTGTGCATCAGATATCAGTCGTGCCCATCGCCAAAGAGACCGGCAAAAGCTCTAGCCGGAACAGAGACAAGAGTAAAGAGAATGAG GGTGAGAAAGCACCTGGGCGATCAGGAAGTCGATCCAGCAATATATCTAAG GTGAGCACTTCCACCCCGGGAGCCGTGCTGAACAGCATCTCTCAAACGTCGGTTACACTCTCCTCCCAGGACATATGCAG CTCTAGTGGTCACACTAAACTTGAAGTAGATGGCTCCGATCAGACTACACCCATCATGCCCATAAACCCCGCCTCCGACCCCGCCCCCACCGCTAAGCGGCAAGTCAAACGGCGTATCCGGCGGCGAAGGGAGAGCACCGGGACTGTTGGGTGTGCCACAGAGTGCGTGGACCAACCGAGACATTCACGATTACACagacaaacgcacacacactctgactCGTCTTCAGAGGACGAGCAGCGCTGGAGAGAAGCTCGCTCCTGGAGTCGCCAGAAAGCGAGACGGAGACGCAGCAGCAGCCAACACACGAAAGCGCATCCCCGTGAGGAACGGGAAACCACTAAGCTCATGTCTGTCAACTCAGATGGGGGACAGAAGGAAAACCAGGCACCGTTATGCAAGGGTCCCAACACCAGGGCCCACAAAAAGTTATCAAAAATGGAGAAGCGTGGTGGCCAAAGCCAGGCAGCCATTCACAGAAAAGGCAATGAGAATAGTAGTAGTGACGAGGAAGAGCCTATTACAAAAACATATGAGGAAAGAGGTTCAGGAGACCCAGACATGTCTGTCCAATCCCCTTTTAAATGCAGTGTTCCAACCGATCATAATGGTGCCACGCAACAAGCATGCACTGATGATGAACTAGAGGTGTgcag GATCTGTCACTGTGAAGGTGACGAGGAGTGTCCGCTCATCACACCTTGCCACTGTACGGGAAGTCTGCGTTTTGTGCACCAGGGCTGCCTGCACCAGTGGATCAAGAGCTCGGATACACGCTGCTGTGAGCTCTGCAAATATGACTTCATCATGGAGACGCACCTCAAACCTTTGCGCAag TGGGAAAAGCTCCAGATGTCTACAAGCGAGCGGCGGAAGATCTTCTGCTCTGTGATGTTTCACCTGGCTGCTGTGGTGTGTGTCATCTGGTCACTCTATGTTCTGATTGACCGCACGACTGAAGAGATTCGCCAAGGCAAGAACAATG CGTTGGTGCGTTTGTCCCCTCTCAATGCCGTAGGGGTGCTGGAGTGGCCATTCTGGACCAAGCTCATCGTGGTGGCGGTCGGCTTTGCTGGAGGACTTATCTTCATGTACATTCAGTGCAAAGTCTACCTGCAGCTCTGGAGGAGGCTGAAGGCTTTCAACAGGATCATCTTTGTACAGGACTGCCCCGACACCGTCCGCAAAGGAGAGAACAGGCCGCCCCCTGTCATCCAGCGCAACGGCACGCATGGGACAGAGGAGGTTCCTGCACCTCAGACACAAACTAACACAGGAGCAGTTGAAATGACCCCTGTTTGA
- the marchf1 gene encoding E3 ubiquitin-protein ligase MARCHF1 isoform X2 yields MPVHQISVVPIAKETGKSSSRNRDKSKENEGEKAPGRSGSRSSNISKVSTSTPGAVLNSISQTSVTLSSQDICSSSGHTKLEVDGSDQTTPIMPINPASDPAPTAKRQVKRRIRRRRESTGTVGCATECVDQPRHSRLHRQTHTHSDSSSEDEQRWREARSWSRQKARRRRSSSQHTKAHPREERETTKLMSVNSDGGQKENQAPLCKGPNTRAHKKLSKMEKRGGQSQAAIHRKGNENSSSDEEEPITKTYEERGSGDPDMSVQSPFKCSVPTDHNGATQQACTDDELEVCRICHCEGDEECPLITPCHCTGSLRFVHQGCLHQWIKSSDTRCCELCKYDFIMETHLKPLRKWEKLQMSTSERRKIFCSVMFHLAAVVCVIWSLYVLIDRTTEEIRQGKNNGVLEWPFWTKLIVVAVGFAGGLIFMYIQCKVYLQLWRRLKAFNRIIFVQDCPDTVRKGENRPPPVIQRNGTHGTEEVPAPQTQTNTGAVEMTPV; encoded by the exons ATGCCTGTGCATCAGATATCAGTCGTGCCCATCGCCAAAGAGACCGGCAAAAGCTCTAGCCGGAACAGAGACAAGAGTAAAGAGAATGAG GGTGAGAAAGCACCTGGGCGATCAGGAAGTCGATCCAGCAATATATCTAAG GTGAGCACTTCCACCCCGGGAGCCGTGCTGAACAGCATCTCTCAAACGTCGGTTACACTCTCCTCCCAGGACATATGCAG CTCTAGTGGTCACACTAAACTTGAAGTAGATGGCTCCGATCAGACTACACCCATCATGCCCATAAACCCCGCCTCCGACCCCGCCCCCACCGCTAAGCGGCAAGTCAAACGGCGTATCCGGCGGCGAAGGGAGAGCACCGGGACTGTTGGGTGTGCCACAGAGTGCGTGGACCAACCGAGACATTCACGATTACACagacaaacgcacacacactctgactCGTCTTCAGAGGACGAGCAGCGCTGGAGAGAAGCTCGCTCCTGGAGTCGCCAGAAAGCGAGACGGAGACGCAGCAGCAGCCAACACACGAAAGCGCATCCCCGTGAGGAACGGGAAACCACTAAGCTCATGTCTGTCAACTCAGATGGGGGACAGAAGGAAAACCAGGCACCGTTATGCAAGGGTCCCAACACCAGGGCCCACAAAAAGTTATCAAAAATGGAGAAGCGTGGTGGCCAAAGCCAGGCAGCCATTCACAGAAAAGGCAATGAGAATAGTAGTAGTGACGAGGAAGAGCCTATTACAAAAACATATGAGGAAAGAGGTTCAGGAGACCCAGACATGTCTGTCCAATCCCCTTTTAAATGCAGTGTTCCAACCGATCATAATGGTGCCACGCAACAAGCATGCACTGATGATGAACTAGAGGTGTgcag GATCTGTCACTGTGAAGGTGACGAGGAGTGTCCGCTCATCACACCTTGCCACTGTACGGGAAGTCTGCGTTTTGTGCACCAGGGCTGCCTGCACCAGTGGATCAAGAGCTCGGATACACGCTGCTGTGAGCTCTGCAAATATGACTTCATCATGGAGACGCACCTCAAACCTTTGCGCAag TGGGAAAAGCTCCAGATGTCTACAAGCGAGCGGCGGAAGATCTTCTGCTCTGTGATGTTTCACCTGGCTGCTGTGGTGTGTGTCATCTGGTCACTCTATGTTCTGATTGACCGCACGACTGAAGAGATTCGCCAAGGCAAGAACAATG GGGTGCTGGAGTGGCCATTCTGGACCAAGCTCATCGTGGTGGCGGTCGGCTTTGCTGGAGGACTTATCTTCATGTACATTCAGTGCAAAGTCTACCTGCAGCTCTGGAGGAGGCTGAAGGCTTTCAACAGGATCATCTTTGTACAGGACTGCCCCGACACCGTCCGCAAAGGAGAGAACAGGCCGCCCCCTGTCATCCAGCGCAACGGCACGCATGGGACAGAGGAGGTTCCTGCACCTCAGACACAAACTAACACAGGAGCAGTTGAAATGACCCCTGTTTGA